One Acidobacteriota bacterium genomic window, GCCCGGATGCCCAGCTCCTCCAGGGTCTCCAGACAGTCGGCGACGAACGCCGGCGACAGGATCGCCGCATGACGAACCCCGGCCTTCGCGTCGCGCTCGAGGATCACGTCGGTGTAGGGCTTGATCCACGGCGTGCGGCCCAGCCGTGACTGGAAGCAGATGACCCGTTTCTCTTCCGGAATGTCGAGTCGATCGCCGAGATCCCTGGCCGTCGCGAAACATTGGGCGCGATAGCAGTTGCGGTTGGCGTCGACGATCCGATCACAGCAGTTGTCGGACTTCAGGCAGTGGCGACCCGTGTCGTCGCTCTTCACGCAGTGCCGCTCGGGAAGTCCATGAAAACTGAAGTAGACCCGTTCCATCCGATCCAGATCCAGGCCGGGGCGTGAAACGTGCGCCACCGAATCCAGGAATGCCGGATGATCGTAGAAGTGGGGGACGACGGAGATCGCGGGGACGTTCCACAGCTTCGCGGCTTCTGAAAAGACCCGCTCCAGGGACGAGCCGTTGGCGGCGGAGCTGTACTGGGGGTAGAGCGGGAAGACGATGAGGTTGTCGATCCCTCGGTCACGAAAGCGCGCCAGCACGTCGGCGATGGACGGGTTCCCATAACGCATGGCGAAGTCGACGTGCACATCTTCCGGTGCCAGGGCCTGAACCTTCCGGGTCAACGCCTCGGTATGGATCAGGAGGGGAGAGCCCTCCTCGGTCCAGATCTGCTCGTAGGCCTTCCCGGACTCTCGCGGGCGTCTTGGCAGGATCACCAGATTGAGCAGCAGCCAGCGTCCAAACGAATTCATGTCAAGGACCCGCGGGTCCGACAGGAACTCTCGCAGGTAACGCCGTACATCCCCGGGGGCCGGGCTGTCGGGAGTCCCCAGGTTGACCAGCAGCAGGCCGGTCTTGGGGCTACGATCACTTTTCATAAAGCACATGCTGAGATCGATGGAAGATCTCGTCGAGACCCTCCTCGTCGTGATCG contains:
- the hemH gene encoding ferrochelatase, which translates into the protein MKSDRSPKTGLLLVNLGTPDSPAPGDVRRYLREFLSDPRVLDMNSFGRWLLLNLVILPRRPRESGKAYEQIWTEEGSPLLIHTEALTRKVQALAPEDVHVDFAMRYGNPSIADVLARFRDRGIDNLIVFPLYPQYSSAANGSSLERVFSEAAKLWNVPAISVVPHFYDHPAFLDSVAHVSRPGLDLDRMERVYFSFHGLPERHCVKSDDTGRHCLKSDNCCDRIVDANRNCYRAQCFATARDLGDRLDIPEEKRVICFQSRLGRTPWIKPYTDVILERDAKAGVRHAAILSPAFVADCLETLEELGIRALESWREAGGETLALLPCVNSDDSWAKAVLQIVADR